Proteins from a genomic interval of Sulfurimonas sp. HSL3-2:
- a CDS encoding DUF5718 family protein has translation MDKDYKNSLGFGIAGNFALHLKQAGELEDFKDIITADEAAPKGVFPFYIPNNKTFLGTYPISNNTIKLPAEEVNVQAEPEVALTCKLTYKEGKVDTITPTHFGAYNDTSLRKNAPKISLKKNWGAQSKGISSQLIEIDKFSEGGIMDNYRICSFLRRNGNVFRYGEDVELTGYSYFYEKLIEWIKEQINTQEDFGPLEPVLEYIKEASYPEELLISIGATRYTEYGETTFLQSGDEVIVALYDDRLHCKNPVFSKIVAGNYEHEGMSVLAQKVIL, from the coding sequence TTGGATAAAGATTATAAAAACTCTCTTGGGTTCGGCATCGCCGGAAACTTTGCACTTCATCTTAAACAAGCGGGTGAGCTTGAAGACTTTAAAGATATTATCACTGCTGATGAAGCGGCTCCAAAGGGGGTATTTCCCTTTTATATTCCAAATAATAAGACATTTTTAGGTACTTACCCTATCTCAAACAACACGATCAAGCTTCCTGCTGAAGAGGTCAATGTCCAAGCTGAGCCTGAAGTAGCTCTTACATGTAAGCTGACATACAAAGAGGGCAAAGTCGACACGATAACACCGACCCATTTTGGGGCATATAACGATACCTCTTTAAGAAAAAATGCACCGAAGATCAGTCTAAAGAAAAACTGGGGTGCACAAAGCAAAGGGATCAGTTCTCAGCTTATAGAGATAGACAAATTCAGCGAAGGCGGGATAATGGATAACTACCGTATCTGTAGTTTCTTGCGCCGTAACGGGAATGTCTTTAGATACGGTGAAGATGTAGAGCTTACAGGCTACAGCTATTTTTACGAAAAACTGATAGAGTGGATAAAAGAGCAGATAAATACTCAAGAGGATTTCGGACCGCTTGAACCTGTGCTAGAGTATATTAAAGAGGCTTCATATCCTGAAGAACTGCTCATCAGCATAGGTGCAACTCGTTATACTGAGTATGGCGAGACGACGTTCTTACAAAGCGGTGATGAGGTGATCGTCGCTCTTTATGATGATAGGCTCCACTGTAAAAACCCTGTATTTTCAAAAATAGTTGCGGGTAATTATGAGCATGAAGGCATGAGTGTTCTGGCACAAAAGGTGATTCTGTGA
- a CDS encoding translation initiation factor, protein MSRGKKLDLFIGAEIDDGWNEITERRSEVAKEILEPAKHFLVFRKEKRRGKVVTLVGEFCLEDAAANDVLKTLKKKLACGGTYKDGWMEFQGEVQEKLKSNLQELGFRFKK, encoded by the coding sequence GTGAGCAGAGGGAAAAAGTTAGACCTCTTCATCGGTGCCGAGATAGATGACGGCTGGAATGAGATAACTGAGCGCAGAAGTGAAGTGGCAAAAGAGATCCTCGAGCCTGCAAAGCACTTTTTAGTGTTTAGAAAAGAGAAAAGACGCGGTAAAGTCGTGACGCTTGTCGGAGAGTTTTGTCTTGAGGATGCTGCTGCAAATGATGTGTTAAAAACGTTAAAGAAAAAGCTTGCCTGCGGCGGAACTTATAAAGATGGATGGATGGAGTTTCAAGGTGAAGTGCAGGAAAAACTGAAGTCAAACCTGCAGGAACTTGGATTTCGATTTAAGAAGTAA
- a CDS encoding HIT family protein, translating to MKIYEDNNFFIESEKSEIPWLKIFTQVEYKELSDLPSDLRLRLFELYDIVEDEMIDYFSPDKINMASFANKLPHVHIHVMARYKNDSYFPNPMWGEKQREAKLDLPSFELFYEKLQKRLESFTS from the coding sequence ATGAAGATCTACGAAGATAATAACTTTTTTATTGAGAGTGAAAAAAGTGAAATACCTTGGCTTAAAATATTCACTCAAGTAGAATACAAAGAGTTAAGTGATCTTCCTAGTGACCTTCGACTCAGACTTTTCGAACTTTACGACATCGTAGAGGACGAGATGATCGACTACTTCTCCCCCGATAAGATTAATATGGCTTCATTTGCAAATAAGCTTCCGCATGTACATATACATGTAATGGCAAGATATAAAAATGACAGTTATTTTCCAAATCCTATGTGGGGAGAAAAACAGCGTGAAGCAAAACTAGACCTTCCTAGTTTTGAGCTGTTTTATGAAAAGTTACAAAAAAGATTAGAGAGTTTTACTTCTTAA